One genomic segment of Impatiens glandulifera chromosome 6, dImpGla2.1, whole genome shotgun sequence includes these proteins:
- the LOC124943370 gene encoding UPF0481 protein At3g47200-like produces MASSSSSDASRLANTIRKDLADLPLVNPSASIYKVPKELQTGNEKYFTPKTVSIGPLHVETQSSMHVIKTRYLNSFISRLPQGVLLEDVIRVLQGLEESARGCYAENISLTCDEFIRLMLIDGCFILQLLWRYGNKKEADQGDPIFLKGRAKWAMLYNLQQDLLLLENQLPFFVLFSLYELILVQECNPRQALVDSVINFFDSIAPTKKLRPVTNVEPKHLLDLVMFSLFPRPSLEPDSLHGVNNPPESPLNVEALPKIGKSLENSVDIDRVFLETSNHRENSVDVRSASELDLSGVRFTKCIKENSYLNDITFRDGVLYVPTVVLLDSTASLFWNLLALEQCSDSKEYGCVFISYISFMDNLICDNKDVEIFTRNDLLLSWVNDAKEFLLLFNHLALAADMDGINEFSEISRQLERYCRSNVHPLRAYIARNYFEVRWDLMNTVMLFIFTVTQTIFAILDYNRKGKK; encoded by the coding sequence atggcttcttcttcctcctcggATGCCTCGAGACTAGCAAATACTATTAGGAAAGACTTAGCGGATTTGCCTCTTGTGAATCCTTCTGCCTCCATTTACAAGGTCCCCAAGGAACTCCAAACGGGAAATGAAAAGTACTTCACTCCGAAGACGGTATCTATTGGCCCTCTACACGTCGAAACACAAAGCTCCATGCATGTGATCAAGACACGATATTTGAATTCCTTCATTTCCCGGCTCCCTCAAGGCGTGCTCTTGGAGGATGTCATCCGTGTGTTACAAGGCTTGGAGGAAAGTGCTCGGGGTTGTTACGCCGAGAATATATCATTAACTTGTGACGAGTTTATAAGGCTCATGTTAATTGACGGATGCTTCATCCTTCAATTACTATGGAGGTATGGAAACAAGAAAGAGGCGGATCAAGGTGATCCAATATTCCTCAAAGGCCGGGCAAAATGGGCTATGTTGTATAACTTGCAACAAGATCTATTGTTACTAGAAAATCAACTTCCTTTCTTCGTTCTTTTTTCCCTATACGAATTAATCCTTGTTCAAGAATGCAATCCTCGTCAAGCGTTGGTTGATTCTGTCATCAACTTCTTTGACAGCATTGCTCCGACTAAAAAGCTTCGCCCCGTCACCAACGTGGAGCCCAAACATCTCCTCGACTTGGTGATGTTCTCCTTGTTCCCTCGTCCATCCCTTGAACCGGATTCCTTGCATGGAGTGAACAACCCTCCCGAGAGTCCCTTGAATGTCGAAGCCTTACCAAAAATAGGAAAAAGTCTAGAGAATTCTGTTGACATCGATAGAGTCTTTCTAGAAACGTCGAACCATCGAGAGAATTCTGTGGATGTCAGAAGTGCGTCAGAGCTAGATCTATCGGGAGTTAGATTCACCAAGTGTATTAAGGAAAACAGTTACCTGAATGATATAACGTTTCGTGATGGGGTGTTATATGTCCCAACCGTGGTCCTCCTTGACTCGACCGCTTCATTGTTTTGGAATCTGTTGGCATTGGAGCAATGCTCTGATTCTAAGGAATATGGATGTGTATTCATATCCTATATTAGTTTCATGGATAACCTCATATGCGATAACAAGGATGTGGAGATATTCACGAGGAATGACTTGTTGTTGTCGTGGGTAAATGATGCCAAGGAGTTTCTCTTGCTCTTTAACCATTTGGCTTTGGCTGCCGACATGGATGGCATAAACGAATTCTCAGAAATTTCTCGACAACTCGAAAGATACTGCCGAAGCAACGTCCATCCACTTCGAGCTTATATAGCGCGCAACTACTTCGAGGTGAGATGGGATTTGATGAACACGGTGATGCTCTTTATTTTTACAGTAACGCAGACTATTTTCGCCATCCTTGACTATAatagaaaaggtaaaaaatga